In one Solirubrobacterales bacterium genomic region, the following are encoded:
- a CDS encoding L,D-transpeptidase, whose protein sequence is MAAGANGNYTETLLSNELDTTRWAFVSKKVSAFSRPGERGAKLRTLTRFTPDKTSELVLTLRERVYSDGTVWTEVRLPMRLQRTGWVRRASLDKYRVVHSRIEIDRAQRTVKLFKREQQVWTAPVAVGRIEHETPAGSFYVRNRLVSTDAKGRFGPFAIGLSAISDAKTDWPGRKTVGIHGTNRPERVPGTTSDPCVLVTNAKIRELFKLAPPGTPVKIL, encoded by the coding sequence ATGGCAGCGGGCGCGAACGGAAACTACACCGAAACTTTGCTCTCGAACGAGCTCGACACCACTCGCTGGGCCTTCGTGAGCAAGAAGGTCAGCGCGTTCTCACGGCCCGGTGAGCGCGGCGCGAAGCTGCGCACGCTGACTCGTTTCACGCCCGACAAGACGAGTGAACTGGTGCTCACCCTGCGCGAGCGCGTCTACAGCGATGGCACCGTCTGGACGGAGGTGCGTCTGCCGATGCGCCTCCAGCGAACGGGCTGGGTCAGACGCGCGTCGCTTGACAAGTACCGCGTCGTCCATTCGCGCATTGAGATCGATCGTGCTCAGCGCACCGTCAAGCTCTTCAAGCGCGAACAGCAAGTCTGGACGGCTCCCGTTGCCGTCGGCCGGATAGAGCATGAAACTCCGGCCGGCAGCTTCTACGTGCGCAACCGTCTGGTCAGCACCGACGCGAAGGGGCGCTTTGGTCCGTTCGCGATCGGTCTCTCCGCGATCTCTGACGCCAAGACCGATTGGCCGGGCCGCAAAACCGTCGGCATCCACGGCACCAATCGTCCCGAGCGAGTTCCTGGAACCACTTCCGATCCATGCGTTCTGGTCACCAACGCGAAAATCCGCG
- the ppk1 gene encoding polyphosphate kinase 1 encodes MTPRDAYESTPVPATRTTAETAARELQADEVDLLDRDHFFNRELSWMEFNDRVLQLAEQKDLPLLERVKFTAIFSSNLDEFIMIRLAGLHDLIDAGIEKRGPDGRTPDETVDGVGERARAQIARQSRLLNQELIPQLSEHGIHICHVEDLSSDQREELRRIFHAQIYPVLTPLAVGPGRPFPYISNLSLSLAVLLRDPQLDQTTFARVKVPKEILPRFDEIGNYLIPLEEVIADNLSALFPGTEVIACAAFRVTRDADFTVSDEADDLLRAVEDELRRRRFGEVVRVEVGKGVSRELREELVESLEIEERDLYEIDGLLDLVDLWGIVKLPGHADLRDPKWSPIVPARLRDADGEQTPILAAMREGDFMVHHPYESFSATVERFVMEAVNDPDVLAIKLTVYRTSDDSPLVPALIRASERGKQAVALVELKARFDERANIQWARELEQSGVHVVYGPPSLKTHTKCLLVVRREGNGVRNYVHIGTGNYHSTTARLYTDFGLFTTDPEIGADVTDMFNYLTGFARPNEMRKVLIAPSQMRSGILDQIDKTIAAHKAGVPSQIRMKMNSLVDVACIEALYQASRAGVPIELNVRGICCLRPGVPGVSENIRVNSVVGRFLEHSRIYGFVRGDERTALIGSADLMRRNLDNRVELVTPVEDEVLKDALFDTLDRCFADNSNAWELETSGDWKRLSPPSPEERRNVQEELMEIYRAADAAFGS; translated from the coding sequence GTGACTCCACGCGATGCGTATGAATCGACCCCGGTTCCGGCCACGCGCACTACGGCAGAGACCGCCGCGCGTGAACTGCAGGCTGACGAAGTCGATCTGCTCGATCGTGATCACTTCTTCAACCGGGAACTCTCGTGGATGGAATTCAACGATCGCGTGCTGCAGCTGGCGGAGCAAAAGGACCTTCCGCTGCTCGAGCGCGTCAAGTTCACGGCGATCTTCTCATCAAACCTCGACGAATTCATCATGATTCGTCTCGCTGGTCTGCACGACCTGATCGACGCAGGCATCGAAAAGCGCGGCCCCGACGGTCGCACGCCCGACGAGACCGTGGACGGCGTCGGCGAACGCGCCCGCGCGCAGATCGCCCGCCAGTCGCGATTGCTGAACCAGGAACTGATCCCGCAGCTCTCCGAGCACGGCATCCACATCTGCCACGTAGAAGATCTCAGCAGCGATCAACGCGAAGAGCTCAGGCGAATCTTCCACGCCCAGATCTATCCGGTACTGACGCCGCTTGCGGTCGGACCCGGCCGACCGTTCCCCTACATCTCGAATCTTTCGCTGAGCCTCGCCGTCCTGTTGCGCGATCCGCAGCTCGACCAGACCACGTTCGCGCGGGTCAAGGTCCCGAAGGAGATCCTGCCGCGCTTCGACGAGATCGGCAACTACCTGATCCCGCTCGAAGAAGTGATCGCAGACAACCTCTCCGCGCTCTTCCCTGGAACTGAAGTGATCGCATGCGCTGCCTTCCGCGTGACCCGCGACGCCGACTTCACCGTCAGCGACGAGGCCGACGACCTGCTGCGCGCCGTCGAGGACGAACTGCGCCGCCGTCGCTTCGGCGAAGTTGTCCGCGTTGAGGTCGGGAAGGGTGTTTCCCGCGAGCTGCGCGAAGAGCTCGTCGAGTCGCTCGAGATAGAAGAACGCGACCTTTACGAGATCGACGGCCTACTTGACCTGGTCGACCTCTGGGGGATCGTGAAGCTGCCAGGGCATGCCGATTTGCGCGACCCGAAATGGTCGCCGATCGTGCCGGCACGACTGCGCGACGCCGACGGCGAACAGACCCCGATCCTCGCGGCCATGCGCGAGGGCGACTTCATGGTCCACCACCCTTACGAGTCCTTCAGCGCGACCGTTGAGCGCTTTGTGATGGAGGCCGTCAACGACCCGGATGTGCTGGCGATCAAGCTCACCGTGTACCGCACAAGCGATGACTCGCCGCTGGTGCCCGCCCTGATCCGCGCTTCAGAGCGCGGCAAGCAGGCCGTTGCGCTGGTCGAGCTGAAGGCGCGCTTCGATGAGCGCGCGAACATCCAATGGGCGCGCGAACTCGAGCAGTCGGGAGTGCACGTCGTCTACGGACCGCCGTCTCTGAAGACGCACACCAAATGCCTTCTGGTCGTGCGCCGCGAGGGCAACGGCGTGCGCAACTACGTTCACATCGGGACCGGCAACTACCACTCGACCACGGCGCGCCTCTACACCGACTTCGGTCTCTTCACCACGGATCCTGAGATCGGCGCTGACGTGACCGACATGTTCAATTACCTGACCGGATTCGCGCGCCCCAACGAAATGCGCAAGGTGCTGATCGCCCCGAGCCAGATGCGCTCAGGGATCCTCGATCAGATCGACAAGACGATCGCGGCGCACAAGGCAGGCGTGCCGTCGCAGATCCGCATGAAGATGAACTCGCTGGTCGACGTCGCCTGCATCGAAGCGCTCTACCAAGCGTCGCGCGCGGGTGTACCGATCGAGCTGAACGTGCGCGGGATCTGCTGCCTGCGCCCCGGCGTTCCGGGAGTCTCGGAGAACATCCGCGTCAACTCAGTTGTTGGTCGATTCTTGGAGCATTCGCGGATCTACGGATTCGTCCGCGGCGATGAACGCACCGCGCTGATCGGATCCGCCGACCTGATGCGCCGCAACCTCGACAACCGCGTCGAGCTTGTCACACCCGTCGAGGACGAGGTCCTTAAAGATGCGCTCTTTGACACGTTGGACCGATGCTTCGCGGACAACTCGAATGCCTGGGAGCTTGAGACCAGCGGTGATTGGAAGCGCCTCTCACCGCCGAGCCCCGAGGAGCGTCGCAACGTGCAAGAAGAGTTGATGGAGATCTACCGCGCGGCCGATGCGGCCTTCGGCTCGTAA
- a CDS encoding rod shape-determining protein → MSDETKNGNGKHPAAVIDIGSNTTRLLVAEKSGDGFRQLLSQRAFTRLGRGLKEDGSITHKKIDELARTISTQVKLAKVLGADDVYAMATAATRDATNGDELVDTVEEQSGVRIDVLDEHDEARLAFLGATHSMSEQEGSIAVVDVGGGSTEIAVGTLKEGVKWSTSFRIGSGMITDRHIHNDPPSVDDLDAARRAITAMFDEFPFPKVDHAIAIGGSASSMRRMVGNVLEHETMERAIRLITRNDASEVAEEFGLDPERVQVLPAGVMILEDIGDRLEIPLRIGKGGLREGKLLELLS, encoded by the coding sequence ATGTCAGACGAAACGAAGAATGGCAACGGAAAGCACCCGGCAGCGGTGATCGACATCGGCTCGAACACCACCAGGCTTCTGGTGGCCGAGAAGAGCGGCGATGGATTCCGGCAGCTGCTCAGTCAGCGCGCATTTACGCGCCTGGGCCGCGGCCTCAAAGAGGACGGCTCGATCACGCACAAGAAGATCGACGAGCTCGCCCGCACGATCTCCACCCAGGTGAAACTCGCGAAGGTGCTCGGTGCCGACGACGTCTACGCGATGGCAACTGCCGCTACGCGCGACGCGACCAACGGCGACGAGCTCGTGGACACCGTCGAAGAACAGAGCGGGGTTCGGATCGACGTGCTCGACGAACACGACGAGGCGCGGCTTGCGTTCCTCGGTGCGACGCATTCGATGTCTGAACAAGAGGGGTCGATCGCTGTGGTCGACGTCGGCGGCGGATCGACAGAGATCGCGGTTGGCACCTTGAAGGAAGGCGTCAAGTGGTCCACGTCCTTCCGGATCGGCTCGGGAATGATCACTGATCGCCACATCCACAACGACCCGCCGAGCGTCGACGACCTCGACGCCGCGCGCCGCGCGATCACCGCGATGTTCGACGAATTTCCCTTCCCAAAGGTGGACCACGCGATCGCGATTGGCGGCAGTGCATCCTCGATGCGGCGCATGGTCGGCAACGTGCTTGAGCACGAAACGATGGAGCGCGCAATCCGGCTGATCACGCGCAACGACGCGTCTGAGGTCGCCGAAGAGTTCGGGCTTGACCCCGAGCGCGTGCAGGTGCTGCCGGCCGGCGTGATGATCCTTGAGGACATCGGCGATCGCTTGGAGATCCCGCTGCGGATTGGCAAGGGTGGACTTCGAGAGGGAAAGCTGCTGGAATTGCTTTCGTGA
- a CDS encoding FAD-dependent oxidoreductase: protein MSESRPEILIAGSGPGALEATLGLSGSKHLVANVALISPQLEFQYRPNMVMEPFGVTKTARYAVAEVIRHPNVTQWQGTLERVDAAASKAYTPEGDEFNFDALVIATGTNTHADLADPAVTFGVPGSLDKLKKIVSEIDAGSVQSVLFTAPSGPTWQLPIYECSLMCAERAERQWGQQIVISIATPEAEPLEVFGAENSAAVRRLCAELGVVVHTGTTVEAFDGTTAHFSDGTSQAADHLFAMPRLTGRAPDGIPTDENGFIHVDANQLVERTTNVYAVGDVTDFRFKQGGLASMQADAAISSIETELGDREAPEPFVREIEAILIAASRRVAMRARIDEETSLSIAIEQPTGPTQKIFSRLLSERLREISPL, encoded by the coding sequence ATGAGCGAGTCGCGACCTGAGATTCTGATTGCCGGCAGCGGACCAGGCGCGCTCGAAGCGACGCTCGGACTTTCCGGCAGCAAGCACCTTGTCGCGAACGTCGCGCTGATCTCGCCGCAGCTGGAATTTCAGTACCGACCGAACATGGTGATGGAGCCGTTCGGCGTCACGAAGACCGCCAGGTACGCGGTTGCCGAAGTGATCCGTCACCCCAACGTTACGCAGTGGCAGGGCACGCTTGAGCGCGTCGACGCTGCCGCATCCAAGGCCTATACGCCCGAGGGCGACGAGTTCAACTTCGACGCTCTGGTGATCGCTACAGGCACGAATACGCACGCCGATCTCGCTGATCCCGCCGTCACTTTCGGCGTGCCCGGGTCGCTCGACAAGCTCAAGAAAATCGTCTCCGAGATCGACGCCGGCAGTGTGCAAAGCGTGCTCTTCACGGCGCCGTCGGGACCGACATGGCAGCTGCCGATCTACGAATGCTCCCTGATGTGCGCCGAGCGCGCCGAGCGCCAATGGGGCCAGCAGATAGTGATTTCGATCGCAACGCCAGAGGCCGAGCCGCTCGAAGTCTTCGGCGCCGAGAACAGCGCGGCAGTGCGCCGGCTGTGCGCAGAGCTTGGAGTGGTCGTGCACACGGGCACGACCGTCGAAGCCTTCGACGGAACGACCGCGCACTTCAGCGACGGCACGAGCCAGGCTGCCGATCACCTCTTCGCGATGCCGCGCCTGACGGGCCGCGCTCCAGACGGAATCCCGACCGACGAGAACGGCTTCATCCACGTGGACGCCAACCAGCTTGTTGAGAGAACGACCAATGTCTATGCCGTCGGCGATGTCACGGACTTCCGCTTCAAGCAGGGCGGGCTCGCGAGCATGCAGGCCGACGCCGCGATCTCCTCGATCGAGACCGAACTCGGCGACCGTGAGGCGCCCGAACCGTTCGTGCGCGAGATCGAAGCGATCCTGATTGCCGCCAGCCGACGAGTGGCGATGCGCGCTCGGATCGACGAAGAGACCAGCCTCTCGATTGCGATCGAGCAACCGACTGGTCCGACGCAGAAAATCTTCAGTCGGCTGCTCTCCGAGCGCCTGCGCGAGATCAGTCCGCTCTGA